One Panicum virgatum strain AP13 chromosome 9K, P.virgatum_v5, whole genome shotgun sequence genomic region harbors:
- the LOC120651088 gene encoding uncharacterized protein LOC120651088 has product MNCAVRTWLLGAISDNLADKVSERDASARVIWLESQFLGNRTTRALYVDQEFRAFTQGDLSVVDYCRRFKRMAEDLCDLGQPVSDETLVLDIVRRLNERFRALGLHIRRTTPLPSFLQVRDDLRLEEITMAKGPPATALTAFSNGGSGSSSSGGGSGGSKPPVKPPQQQQQQSRRQRGGKRWNKEAKDSASQGASTGGGGITTPGGALPPGGYTYRNPWTGAIFMWPGPQVGRPSAPQQAPLQQLQPPQTYIAGPPGQWAGQWGVPPAASPPSLAQGWDQQSLASNFQTMTLQQPPQHEWYFDTGATSHMASDSGILSSSSAPSSHCTSSIIVGNGNLLPVTSTSTTVLPHKLYLNNVLVSPNLIKNLISVRQFTTDNNCSVEFDPFGCSVKDLSTRNEIVRCDSSGPLYPLQLSASALLANTSTLWHQRLGHPVSFAVMFVFRFMRPYLAPRALLSCYIVIYGHHQSLVFRVINIIL; this is encoded by the coding sequence ATGAACTGCGCCGTTCGTACCTGGCTCCTCGGCGCCATCTCCGACAACCTCGCCGACAAGGTCTCCGAGCGCGACGCCTCCGCCCGAGTGATCTGGCTCGAGTCCCAGTTCCTTGGGAACCGCACCACGCGTGCTCTCTACGTCGATCAGGAGTTCCGCGCCTTCACCCAAGGCGATCTGTCCGTTGTCGACTACTGCCGCCGGTTCAAGCGCATGGCCGAGGATCTCTGCGACCTCGGCCAACCTGTCTCCGACGAGACTCTCGTCCTCGACATCGTCCGCAGGCTGAATGAACGCTTCAGGGCTCTCGGTCTCCACATCAGGCGCACCACCCCGCTGCCTTCGTTCCTGCAGGTTCGGGACGACCTGCGTCTTGAAGAGATCACCATGGCCAAAGGTCCTCCGGCGACCGCCCTCACTGCCTTCTCTAATGGCGGTTCTGGCAGCTCCAGCAGTGGTGGCGGTTCTGGTGGCTCCAAACCGCCGGTCAAaccgccacagcagcagcaacagcaatcCCGTCGTCAACGTGGCGGCAAGCGGTGGAACAAGGAAGCCAAGGACAGCGCCTCCCAGGGTGCTTCCACAGGCGGTGGTGGCATCACTACCCCTGGCGGCGCCCTTCCTCCTGGCGGCTACACGTATCGGAACCCGTGGACCGGTGCCATCTTCATGTGGCCTGGTCCGCAGGTTGGACGCCCCTCCGCGCCCCAGCAGGCGCCTCTCCAGCAGCTGCAGCCACCCCAGACCTACATCGCCGGTCCTCCTGGCCAGTGGGCCGGCCAGTGGGGTGTTCCTCCCGCTGCTTCTCCTCCCTCCTTGGCGCAAGGATGGGATCAGCAATCTCTGGCGAGCAACTTCCAGACCATGACGCTTCAGCAGCCGCCACAACATGAGTGGTACTTCGACACTGGAGCCACCAGTCACATGGCATCTGACTCTGGTATCCTCTCATCCTCCTCAGCTCCTTCCAGTCACTGTACATCCTCAATTATTGTCGGTAACGGGAACCTTCTTCCCGTCACTTCTACTAGCACCACCGTTCTTCCACATAAGCTTTATCTTAATAATGTTTTGGTCTCTCCTAACCTGATTAAGAATCTTATCTCCGTTCGCCAGTTTACCACTGACAATAATTGTTCTGTGGAATTTGACCCCTTTGGTTGCTCTGTGAAGGATCTATCAACCAGGAATGAGATCGTCAGATGTGACAGTTCCGGCCCTCTCTACCCACTGCAGCTTTCAGCTTCCGCGCTCCTTGCTAACACTTCGACACTTTGGCACCAACGTCTTGGGCATCCTGTCAGCTTCGCCGTCATGTTCGTCTTCCGTTTCATGCGTCCTTATCTCGCGCCTCGCGCCCTTTTGAGTTGCTACATTGTGATTTATGGACATCACCAATCACTAGTGTTTCGGGTCATAAATATTATCTTGTGA